The Natronolimnobius baerhuensis DNA segment CTGATGGACCACGTCAAGGGGCCAGACTTCCCCACTGGTGCGAACATCGTCGGCCGCGATGCCATCTACTCGGCGTACAAGACCGGCCGCGGGCGCATCCGCGTCCGCGCCGAGTTCGAGGTCGAAGAGTGGCAAAACGGCCGCGAACGCATCGTCATCACGGAACTGCCCTACCAGTCCAACAAAGCTCGCCTCGTCGAACGCATCGCCGAGGACGTCACCGACGGCGAAATCGAGGGCATCTCCGACCTACGCGACGAGTCTGACCGCGACGGCGTCCGCGTCGTCGTCGAATGTACTCGTGGCGCAAACGTCGAGGTCGTCAAGAACAAACTGCTCGAGAACCATCTCGAGCGAACCTTCGGTGTCATCAACCTCGCGCTGGTCGATGGCCAGCCACAGGTGCTCTCGCTCAAGGAAACGCTCGCAGAGTACGTTTCCCACCGCCGCGAAGTCGTTCGCCGACGCAGTGAGTACGACCTCACCGAAGCACAAGACCGCGCCCACATTCTCGAGGGCCGTCTGAAGGCCGTCGAGAACGCGGATAACGTGGTTGAACTGATTCGCAACAGCGAGACCCGCTCGGACGCAAAAGATGCGCTTCGAGAGGCCTATGACTTCTCGCAGGATCAGGCAGACCACATCGTTCGGATGCAACTGGGCAGTCTCACCTCGATGGAGACCGCCGAGATTGAAGACGAATACGAGGACGTACAGGCCGAAATCGAGCGCCTGAGTGCGATTCTCGACAGCGAGCAGGAACTGCTCTCGGTCATCAAAGACGAACTCCGCGAGATCAAAGCCGAGTACGACGACGACCGTCGGACCTCAATCATCGAAGATCAGGGGACGGTGACCCACGAAGACCTCATCCCAGAAGAGGAAGTCTTCGTCGTCATGACCGAAGACGACTACGTCAAGCGGATGCCGATTGAGGCCTTCGACCCCCAGGGTCGAGGGGGCAAAGGCATCATCGGCGCGGACGTCAAAGAGGGTGATCGTGTCACCACGGTGTTCCGAGCGAACACCCACGACTACCTGCTTTGCTTTACCAATCAGGGCAAAGTCTATCAGCTCAAAACCTACGAAATCCCAGAAATGGGCCGGACCGCCCGCGGAAAATCCGCAGTCAACATCCTCGATCTCGACGCGAACGAGGATATTACTGCCATCGTCGACACTGACGCCCTCGAGTCCGATGAGTTCGTGACGATGGCCACCCGAAATGGCTACGTCAAGCGGACTGCAGGCGAGGAGTTCGAGAACATCCGAACGACTGGGATCATCGCTTCTGACCTCGAGGAGGGAGACGAACTCGTCGACGTCGAAGTGACCGATGGTTCGAACGACCTCGTGATCGGGACCGAACATGGGATGACGATCCGCTTCGACGAAGCCGAGGTGCGGTCGATGGGTCGAACCGCTCGCGGTGTCAACGGCATCAAACTCCAGGATGACGACGCAGTTGCCGGCCTCGTCGCGACCGACGAAGACGACGGCCAGGCGCTGTTGACCGTGACACAGAACGGGTACGGCAAACGGACCCGCCTCACCGAGTATCGAACCCAGTCGCGATACGGCAAGGGACTGATCGACATCAAGACGGGCGAGCGAAACGGCCCCGTCACGGCCGTCAAGGCCGTCGACGACGACGACGAGCTCGTGATGATGAGCGAGAGCGGCCAAATCGTCCGCACTCGAGTCGACGAGATTTCGACGGTCGGGCGCAACACGATGGGCGTAATCGTCATGGACGTCGAAACTGGCGATGCCGTCTCGAGCGTCGATGTGATTCCGGCAGCATCGGTAGTTGCGGACGACGATGCCGACGACGCGACCGACGAGAACTAGCGCGACTCTTTTCAGTGCGGTTTTTTGCTGTGATTGTGTGGTAGTGTTACAGAGTCACTGTTGTGACAGCAGTGTGTCTGGGACCGTCTACTGTCAGTCAGTATCGCCGAACTCCGCAGACGAGTCTCGAGTGTGGTGATACACAGATACAGCAGTCCGATCAGTCAATCAGCGCGCCTGAGACAAAACCGACAACAGATCTGAGAAGAATCTCTGCCTCCGCGACGAGCGGTTGTTTCGAGACGCGATCAGTGGTCAGGGGTTTCGCCTGGGCCTGGTGCAACCATATCCTCGATCCGAAGAATGAGGATATTGTTGGTGTCGTCTTTGCCATCGAGTCGCCCCTCGATGACCAGTTTCGACAGCGGCGTCGGGCCGACGGTGACGGCGTCGTCTTCGGAGATGCCGTCGATTGTGCCCTGAATGTGGATTTCCGCGCGGCAGAGTTCGGGGTGGTGGACGCTCGAGAGGTCGATCTCTTCGACGATAATGTCGTCGACGGATTCGCCTTCGTGCTCGAGTGGGACGGATGCCGGGTCATCCATCTGCTGGATCTCGAGGGCTTCGTAGGCTGCGGCGGTTGGTTTGTACCCACCCTTGGGACCGGGGACGCCCTCGACGAGTTGGAGGGCTTTCAGACTCTGCATCTGATTGCGGATCGTTCCCGGGTTACGGTCGACCTGTGCGGCGATATCCTCACCTTTGATCGCGTCTTCGGACTCCTTGTGTAGATTCGTGAGTGCGCGGAGGATTTTCTTCTGACTCGGCGTCAGTTCAATTGATGACATAGTGAATTATTCGTATTTGGTTTCCTTAAACCCGACGGGTGAAGCCGAGCTACGGTTCGGATTATGATATCAGTAGCGGGAATAGTAAGGTGTTTCTTTTTGTTCTACGGGGGACAGTCACACACGGTCGTGCGGTTAGGCTGGGAAGAGCCAGCCCTCGAGAACGAGTTCGGTGAGGACGTCCTCGAGGATGAACATGAGGGCGAATCCGACCACGAACGTGGCAGCATTGATCCGTGTCAGGACGGCTTCGGCATCGAATCGAATGAGGTCAGCAACCTCGATGAGAACCTGCAAGATTGCACCGATTGCGATTGCAAAGAACAGGGCTGCAAGGAGATCTGACTGGGCGAAACTGCCGATCCAGCCACCGAGGATGACGGGGCCGCCCGCGATGACACCCATTGCGGCGAAGTGTCGAAGCGGCGGGGT contains these protein-coding regions:
- the gyrA gene encoding DNA gyrase subunit A — its product is MSSDVPDSTDVQARAVENVRIEDEMEQSYIDYAMSVIAGRALPRVEDGLKPVHRRILYAMHEMGVSSGSSHRKSSSIVGETMGDYHPHGDSAIYDTLVRMAQDFSMRYPLVDGQGNFGSMDGDPAAAQRYTEARMSSISEELLEDIDKDTVDFSANYDDRLQEPDVLPAAFPNLLVNGSSGIAVGMSTNIPPHNLGEIIDATIELIDNPDATVEDLMDHVKGPDFPTGANIVGRDAIYSAYKTGRGRIRVRAEFEVEEWQNGRERIVITELPYQSNKARLVERIAEDVTDGEIEGISDLRDESDRDGVRVVVECTRGANVEVVKNKLLENHLERTFGVINLALVDGQPQVLSLKETLAEYVSHRREVVRRRSEYDLTEAQDRAHILEGRLKAVENADNVVELIRNSETRSDAKDALREAYDFSQDQADHIVRMQLGSLTSMETAEIEDEYEDVQAEIERLSAILDSEQELLSVIKDELREIKAEYDDDRRTSIIEDQGTVTHEDLIPEEEVFVVMTEDDYVKRMPIEAFDPQGRGGKGIIGADVKEGDRVTTVFRANTHDYLLCFTNQGKVYQLKTYEIPEMGRTARGKSAVNILDLDANEDITAIVDTDALESDEFVTMATRNGYVKRTAGEEFENIRTTGIIASDLEEGDELVDVEVTDGSNDLVIGTEHGMTIRFDEAEVRSMGRTARGVNGIKLQDDDAVAGLVATDEDDGQALLTVTQNGYGKRTRLTEYRTQSRYGKGLIDIKTGERNGPVTAVKAVDDDDELVMMSESGQIVRTRVDEISTVGRNTMGVIVMDVETGDAVSSVDVIPAASVVADDDADDATDEN
- a CDS encoding Rrf2 family transcriptional regulator translates to MSSIELTPSQKKILRALTNLHKESEDAIKGEDIAAQVDRNPGTIRNQMQSLKALQLVEGVPGPKGGYKPTAAAYEALEIQQMDDPASVPLEHEGESVDDIIVEEIDLSSVHHPELCRAEIHIQGTIDGISEDDAVTVGPTPLSKLVIEGRLDGKDDTNNILILRIEDMVAPGPGETPDH